One stretch of Homo sapiens chromosome 15 genomic scaffold, GRCh38.p14 alternate locus group ALT_REF_LOCI_1 HSCHR15_5_CTG8 DNA includes these proteins:
- the GOLGA6L4 gene encoding golgin subfamily A member 6-like protein 4 (The RefSeq protein has 27 substitutions, 2 frameshifts, 4 non-frameshifting indels compared to this genomic sequence), with product MWPQPRFPPHPAMSEKTQQGKLAAAKKKLKAYWQRKSPGIPAGANRKKKINGSSPDTATSGGYHSPGDSATGIYGEGRASSTTLEDLESQYQELAVALDSSSAIISQLTENINSLVRTSKEEKKHEIHLVQKLGRSLFKLKNQTAEPLAPEPPAGPSKVEQLQDETNHLRKELESVGRQLQAEVENNQMLSLLNRRQEERLREQEERLREQEERLREQEDRLHEQEERLREQEERLCEQEERLREHEERLCEQEERLCEQEERLREQEERLHEQEERLREQEERLCEQEERLREQEERLCEQEERLREQEERLCEQEKLPGQERLLEEVEKLLEQERRQEEQERLLERERLLEEVEKLLEQERQQEEQERLLERERLLEEVEKLLEQERRQEEQERLLERERLLDEVEELLDEVEELLEQERLRQQDERLWQQETLQELERLRELERLRELERMLELGWEALYEQRAEPRSGFEELNNENKSTLQLEQQVKELKKSGGAEEPRGSESAAAARPVAGAPVPQGAWMCGQAGWTPQEHPGLSGEAVGTGEAAGGAGEAACHSFRAAENRELNITII from the exons ATGTGGCCCCAAccccgcctccctccccaccccgcgATGTCAGAAAAAACACAACAGGGGAAATTGGCCGCAGCCAAGAAAAAG TTAAAAGCATATTGGCAGAGGAAGAGCCCTGGCATTCCAGCAGGAGctaacaggaaaaagaaagtcaatggcAGTAGCCCTGACACAGCCACTTCTGGTGGTTACCACTCACCTGGGGAT TCAGCAACAGGTGTCTACGGGGAGGGCCGTGCATCCTCTACTACCCTGCAGGATCTGGAG AGCCAGTACCAAGAACTAGCAGTGGCCCTGGATTCAAGCTCCGCAATAATCAGTCAACTCACTGAAAACATCAATTCACTG GTTCGCACATCtaaggaggagaagaagcatgAGATACATCTGGTACAGAAGCTTGGGAGGAGCTTGTTCAAACTCAAAAACCAGACGG ctgaACCCCTGGCCCCAGAGCCCCCAGCAGGGCCATCTAAGGTAGAGCAGCTACAAGATGAGACCAACCACCTAAGGAAGGAGCTAGAGAGTGTGGGAAGACAGctccaggctgaggtggaaaacAATCAGATGTTGAGTCTCCTGAACAGgagacaggaggagaggctacgtgaacaggaggagaggctacatgaacaggaggagaggctacatgaacaggaggagaggctgtgtgaacaggaggagaggctacgtgaacaggaggagaggctgtgtgaacaggaggagaggctacgtgaacaggaggagaggctgtgtgaacaggaggagaggctacgtgaacaggaggagaggctgtgtgaacaggaggagaggctacgtgaacaggaggagaggctgtgtgaacaggaggagaggctacgtgaacaggaggagaggctgtgtgaacaggaggagaggctacgtgaacaggaggagaggctgtgtgaacaggaggagaggctacgtgaacaggaggagaggctgtgtgaacaggaggagaggctatgtgaacaggaggagaggctgtgtgaacaggaggagaggctatgtgaacaggaggagaggctgtgtgAACAGGAGAAGCTG CAGGGCA AGAGGCTGCTGGAAGAGGTGGAGAAGCTGTTAGAACAGGAGAGGcggcaggaggagcaggagaggctGCTGGAGAGGGAGAGGCTGCTGGACGAGGTGGAGGAGCTCCTGGAGCAGGAGAGGCTTCGGCAACAGGATGAGAGGCTGTGGCAGCAGGAGACTCTGCGGGAGCTGGAGAGGCTGCGGGAGCTGGAGAGGCTGCGGGAGCTGGAGAGGATGCTGGAGCTGGGGTGGGAAGCCCTGTACGAGCAGCGGGCCGAGCCACGCAGCGGCTTCGAGGAGCTG AACAACGAGAACAAGAGCACACTGCAGTTGGAGCAGCAAGTAAAGGAGCTGGAGAAGTCGG GTGGAGCTGAAGAGCCAAGAGGCTCCGAGTCTGCAGCAGCAGCCAGACCAGTACCTGGAGCCCCAGTCCCACAAGGAGCTTGGATGTGCGGACAAGCAGGGTG GACTCCCCAGGAGCACCCAGGCTTGAGTGGAGAAGCTGTTGGTACAGGAGAGGCGGCAGGAGGAGCAGAAGAGGCTGCATGCCATTCTTTTCGGGCTGCGGAGAACAGGGAGCTAAACATCACCATCATCTAA